One Candidatus Hydrogenedentota bacterium genomic window, GCTTCAGCCGCTTTCTGCGCCAGGCGTTCCTGGCGTCGGCGGGCTACGATGCCCACGACGCAGACCGCCCCGTCATCGGTATCGCGGACACAAGTTCGGACTATAACCCCTGCCACCGCGAGATGCCCGCGCTGGTGCAGGCGGTAAAGCGCGGCGTGCTCGAAGCGGGCGGGATTCCCTTTGCCTTTCCCACGTCCTCGCTGCACGAAATCCTGATTGCGCCCACGGCCATGTTTTACCGCAATCTCATGGCCATGGAAACGGAAGAAATGCTGCGGGCGTATCCCATGGATGCCGTAGTGCTGCTGGGCGGCTGCGACAAGACGGTGCCCGCGCAGTTGATGGCCGCGGCGTTGGTGAACCTTCCCGCGATTGCGGTGGTCACCGGCCCGATGCGCGCAGGGTCGTATCGCGGCGAGCGGCTTGGCGCATGCACGGATTGCCGGCGGCAATGGGCGCGTTTCCGTGCGGGCGAGATTGACGAAGCGGAGCTGTCGGGGATCACGCAGGCGCTGTGTTCTACCGGCGGTACCTGCATGGTCATGGGCACCGCTTCGACGATGGCCTGCATGGCGGAGGCGCTCGGAATCATGCTGCCCGGCGGCGCGTCCGCCCCGTTTGGGACGGGCGCCCGGCTGCGGCAGGCGGTGATGTCGGGGCGCCGTGCCGTGGCGGTGGCGCGAGAACAGGTGCGGCCGCGCGACCTCCTGACGCGCGCCGCGTTCGCAAATGCGTTGACCGTGTTGATGGCCCTCGGCGGCTCGACGAACGCTATCATCCACCTGACGGCCATTGCGCGCCGCGCAGGTGTGCCCCTGACCTTGGACGATTTCCAGCGCGCCTCGGAAAACACGCCGCTGCTGGTGGACTGCAAACCGGCGGGGAGCGGGTACCTCGAAGATTTCGACAGAGCAGGGGGCATGCCCGTGTTGCTAAAGGCGCTCGAACCGCTGCTCGATGGCAGCGCGGCGACGATTACAGGCGCGACGATGGGGGAGAACCTGCGCGGTGTTGCGAAGCCCGGCGCGTGGCAGGGCACGATTCGCACGCTCGAGCAGCCGCTGGGCGGCACGGGCGCGCTCGTGACCCTGCGCGGCACACTCGCGCCGGACGGAGCCGTCATCAAGGCCGCCGCGGCGTCGCCGCACCTGCTGCGGCACCGCGGCCCCGCGGCGGTGTTCGACTCCGCCGAGGACGCCGCGACGCAAATCGATAACGCTGCGCTGGGCCTTTCGCCGGACCACGTGCTGGTGCTGCGCAATGCGGGTCCCGTAGGTGCGGGCATGCCGGAATCCGGGTCGCTTCCGATTCCCAGGCCGCTGGCGCAAGCAGGGGTAAAAGACATGGTCCGTGTGTCCGACGCGCGGATGAGCGGCACGGCCTATGGCGCGTGCGTCCTGCACTGTGCGCCCGAGGCGGCCGTGGGCGGCCCGCTTGCGCTGGTTGAGAACGGGGACCTCATCGAACTCGACGTGCCCGGCAGGCGTATCGACCTTCTTGTTGAGGAAGCGGAACTTGCCCGGCGCCGCGCCCGGTTTTCACCGCCTCCGCTACCGGAACGGG contains:
- a CDS encoding dihydroxy-acid dehydratase, producing the protein MPGTKPGGFDRNLTSYGDRGFSRFLRQAFLASAGYDAHDADRPVIGIADTSSDYNPCHREMPALVQAVKRGVLEAGGIPFAFPTSSLHEILIAPTAMFYRNLMAMETEEMLRAYPMDAVVLLGGCDKTVPAQLMAAALVNLPAIAVVTGPMRAGSYRGERLGACTDCRRQWARFRAGEIDEAELSGITQALCSTGGTCMVMGTASTMACMAEALGIMLPGGASAPFGTGARLRQAVMSGRRAVAVAREQVRPRDLLTRAAFANALTVLMALGGSTNAIIHLTAIARRAGVPLTLDDFQRASENTPLLVDCKPAGSGYLEDFDRAGGMPVLLKALEPLLDGSAATITGATMGENLRGVAKPGAWQGTIRTLEQPLGGTGALVTLRGTLAPDGAVIKAAAASPHLLRHRGPAAVFDSAEDAATQIDNAALGLSPDHVLVLRNAGPVGAGMPESGSLPIPRPLAQAGVKDMVRVSDARMSGTAYGACVLHCAPEAAVGGPLALVENGDLIELDVPGRRIDLLVEEAELARRRARFSPPPLPERGYARLHAQYVMQAHLGADLNFLAEKT